The following DNA comes from Syngnathoides biaculeatus isolate LvHL_M chromosome 18, ASM1980259v1, whole genome shotgun sequence.
GCGCAGGACGCTCAAGGGCCCCACTTTGACACTCTGACATACCGTGTGGAGCTTCGAGAGAATGTGGCTCTTGACACACGCTTCCTTCAGGTTCGAGCTCTTAACAAAGACACCTCGGGAAATGGCGGCCGTGGTTCCTCATCGTCCGACATTTTGTACCGTCTCCGGCCTGATGGCGATGCAGCCGGCTTTGGAATCATGCCTGATAGCGGTTGGCTGTTTGTGCGGAGTTCTCTAGACCGGGAAGTCAAGGACATGTACTTGCTGACTGTTGTGGCCACCTCGGGCCAGGTTGGGATAGGACGGACCGGCAGCGCCACCGTCAGGGTCACCGTGACTGACGAGAACGACAACTCCCCAAAGCTCAGCCAGGACAGGGTTTTCCTGGCGGTGCGAGAGAACCTGTTGGCGGGGACAGGCTTCGGTAGGGTATCGGCGATGGACCGAGACGCAGGACTGAATGCCCGACTTAGCTACAGGCTGCTCCACGCTGACAGACACTTTCAGATTAACTCGCAGACAGGTGAAGATGGACACAATAGCTGTTTGTGTCGCTGTTGTGAGTTATTCATCTGTTTTTGGCTATTTTTCATTCTTCCCTTCAAGGGGAAATCAGCACTCGCCAGCCGCTGGACAGGGAGCAGCAGTCCAGCTTCCAGTTGGCGGTGGTGGTGCAAGACGGCGGCACACCTCCCCGGACCGCCACTGGGACGGCTTACGTCAGCGTGCTGGACGAAAACGACCACGCTCCCAGTTTCACCCATGCCCGTCCGGACCGAGATCTGGTCTTTCAGGTTAGAATTGTCCTGAATCAGTGAGGAGATGTTTAGTCTTATCCCTCGAATGAATACAGAACAAATGTTGAATCATGTTTGCCCATTATAGGTGAACGAGGGGCTTCCCTCTGGTACTGTCCTCGGTACGGTATCCGCCAAGGACCCAGATGAGGGCGAAAACAGCACCATCTACTACTCTTTAGCAGGCAAGATTAACTGTacagaaacatttcaaatttctgCCTACGGTTCATTTATTGGAGTGGCGGGGAACCCGAGTCACCCATTTTTAGGATTTGGAGCATACTTGACTAAAACTGAAGTGTAATGACTCGGACTTGAACTGTTGCCTGTTTACTTTGATAATCGTTTACAAGACAGTTTTctgaaaaaagtatatattttttgtgtagcGTACGCAAACCTTTGCCACCTTGTGAAGCGAGTAAACACGACAGGAGATCCAAAGACGATTACGATTTGATTCAAAGATTGTTAGATACAaatcaggaaaaagaaaatagcaGCACGGCCGAGAATGTACAAAGGTTATTATTAGCTAAAACAGTTTTAGCTCACCTTGAGCCAGTCAAAATCGTCATGCCGGCGAAGTGTCTCATTGAGAAAACAAAGTTACAGACAATACAGATCAGGATCATTCAAAAACTATCAGTGCTGATCGAGAGCTACCGAACACAAGTAGAGATACTGGGAAGAAATTGGCTAATGTTGTGACTGAGCAAGATTGTATGTTCTTGACTAGTGACTTGCTAAACCCAAGTGCTAATGACTTGCTTGATTTTGTTCCATTTGGGACTCGAGGTGCTTCTGACCTCCTCCCACCTCTGGGTTCTCGCCTCACGCTGTGACTTCCTCCTAAAGGCTCCAGAGCGGAGCGCTTCTCCCTGAACGCTGCCACCGGCGAGCTCCGAACCGCCGCCCCGCTGAGGTGGGCGGAACGCGCCGAGTACGAGCTGACCGTGACCGCCGCCGACCACGGAACGCCGAGCCTCAGCTCTGCCTGCCTGCTGCGGATACAAGTAATCGCACTCCCTCAGCATATGCGGATTTAGTTGGTGAccagagctaaaaaaaataaaataaaataaaaaagtggggCGGAATATGTACCGTTGCAGTCATTTTATAGTTATTTCCTCAGTGCGGCCTGTTAAGAAAATTGGAGAAAGGGGGTGAATATAAGACCGGGGTTCTATTCCTATGGAAACAAATCAATCCCTGCAATATGTTTGTGGTTCCTGACGTAAAGGTTAGTGGAATCACCAGAATCTGCTCTGAGCAAACTCTTCAGGACTGACTTGTGATTCATGAACTTGGGCTAATCCCTGCAGATCAGCGCTGCCATCGTAGGGGGTGACAATAAAGTTTTCGTGAGTTGCTCATCTGAGGAGGCAGCGAGGGCCTCATCTTGGATTTCTCCTCACCGCGTTGAGTTTAGACGGGAAACGGTCACCTCGGAATAAACATTCCCGGGTGACGTGATGAGATCCGGCTGCGTACAGTCGCAGGAAGTGGAAGGTGCCACAAGCGCCTCACGCAACAGAAATGACGAACTGGCTTGGTCACACTTTATACGTCATCTCTCCTCTGACAAGTTATTCATGAGAACTGTCACGTTTGCATGTGTAGTTCCGATGTAAGGAATTCATTTAGTGAAGGAATTGCACTCAGCGTCTTCATCCAGAGGGTTGTAATTATCTTCATCACATAAAGAAACAGATTTTAGCTCAAGGTTGCATCCGGGGAGGTTCTGGCTTGAGTTCTTCTCTCTGCAATGCCTTGACAATCCCTCGAGGCTTAGTAATGGACCAGATGCGGACTCTTTACCTTCATAGTCAAATCAAATGATTGGAGCGGGCAGGTCCTGCGTGACAAACGTTGACCTAGCTTTTCCCTCTCCTTGTCTGCAGGTTCTGAGCTCCGCCAAGTCATCCCCAAAGCCCAACGTGCTGTCCATGACGCTGAATGTGGTAGAAGGAGCTCTTCCGGGTTCCGTGGTGGGCTCGGTACACCAGCCAGAGTCCGCTGGCTCAGAAGGCCAGATCACCTACCTGGTGGTGGGCGGGACGGACCGAGACGGGACCTTCATGGTGGACCGCTTGAAGGGCGACGTGTACCTTCTGCAGGAACTGGACTACGAGAAGGGTTCTGAGTACACGCTGCACGTGGAGGTGTCCGACTTCTTCCGGGCTTTTCCTCGGAGCCACCTCGTGAAACTGAACATCCAGGTGCAGGACAGGAATGACCATTCGCCGCAGTTCACAGAAGATCCCGTGACCATCGTCGTGTCTGAGAACCTCAAAGCGGCAGCCTCCATATACACTTTTCAGGCTGTAGACAAGGTACCACCACAGAGATTCTTCTTCTGAAGTCATTTTAGCGTGCTCGTGTCATGGCGGTCAGCTAGCCCTCCGCGACCAGTACATTAGTGCACCtcacttttccaatgtgtgggTTCAAGCTGTGGGATGACTGGACTGCACAGGCAAACTACCGTTACACTCACACTATTTACTCGCGCATTTGAACACGGTAACCCCCCACCTTGGACAGTAGAAATAAACACACCAAATTCAAATAAGTGGCAAAGTCATTGCAGAATTATTCAATGGCTAGAAATGTGTGGCTGTGTCTATGCACAGGACGCCGGCGGTCCCAACAGTGAGCTGCGCTACTCCATGGAGTACCGCTGGCCAGAGAAGGCCGATGACCTCCTCCTATTGGACTCCGTCAGCGGTGTCCTCACTCTGGGCAGGACGTTGGACCGCGAAACCACTCCGTCTCTTCACCTGGTGGTCCGGGCCACTGACCAAGCGGTGGACCCCTCGCAGAGGCGCTGGGGTTCGGTCACGGTGCGACTCTTTGTCACCGACCAAAACGACAACGCGCCGGTCTTCAACTCGCCGGTGGCTATCAGCGTGATGGAGGATCAGCCCGTCGGGTATTTTAGCCTTTAGCGTAGTGTCACATCTGGAAATTGTTCCTGGAATTTTAATCGGTTTCCACTTTATTCCCCAAATAGCTTTGTGATTTTGTACGTGATGGCTCGGGatgaggatgaaggggaaaacgGACGAGTGTCGTACAGAATCCGGACGGGAAACAGTGCTGGTCACTTCAGTCTGAATCCAAACACTGGTGAGCATACCGCTTCCACCAAGTGTGGGATGAATACAGTCTTCCATGGTGCAGGGCTTTATGAAACTGTGCACTAGATGATTTTGCTTGGAGTAATATTTCACTTTGgaggtgtgtgaggttgaggtCAGACAGGCACTTGATGGAACTTCCAGACAGACCAATGGTGTTGTGGGTGCGAGTTGTATTAGCTTGCCGTTTGTTTTCTCATACGGTATTCAGATTTAACAGTAGATAAGTGCGGCAAAAATGTACACCAATGACTCATAACAGTAACCGTGCACAATAGAAATCAACAAAATGGGACCAAAAATAAACCACACACGGGACGTAGGACGGTGAATGAGTTCATCTGCACAATTGAAATCTGAAGGACTACAAATAACTTCCAAGTTCCCTCGCAGGCGCTCTGTCCATCCTGAAAGCTCTCGACCGAGAGGACCAGGAGGTGTTCAATCTGACGGTGGTGGcggaagatggaggcacgccTTCGCTCTCCACCTCCCAGTTTCTCCGGGTCCAGGTGATGGACATCAATGATGAAGCGCCAGTGTTCCAGAAGGCTGATTTTGAGACCCAGGTTCTGGAGAACCAGCGGCCCGGCACGACGGTGCTGACAATGGTGGCCACCGACAGAGATCAAGGTTCGTTTCTTGCGGCGCAAAGCCGAGGGTAGTCGGACGGTCCTTCCTTCACGTGTGTCTACTCAGGTTCCAATGGGCACGTGACATTCGGGGGCGTGACGGAAGAAGGCTTTGTCATCAACCCGACGACCGGCGTCGTCACCACCACCAAAGAACTGGACAAGGAGCTTCAAGATCACTACATTCTTACTGGTATTGATTCTGAAACTTGAGTTCAAAAACTGCAAAGGCAATATGAAGTTTTCAGTGAACAACATTTGGAACATAACAGTGAAAATGTCGCCTGTTACGCTAATGTACCTGTTTTAAACGCGAAAAACTATTTAGTGTCCAATGATTCACGTGTAAGTGATTATATAAACATCAAAGACGATTTCCAGTCTTCGGTGAACCGAAAGAGTTTTTGTGACGATCAACCTGTGGTTTCGTTAATGTAAAAGACAATCCGGAGTATTCCACGAACCACAAGTTGCTttcatgactgttttttttctgtaaatatcAAAGAGCACGGTGAGTTTTTAACGACTCAGAGTCACATTTTAGTTTTGTGATGTGATTTTATATATTTCAAAGGCAATCGAGAGTTATCTGAGTaccaaacattttcaagcacatcaattatgattattatactTTTATCAAGATATTTTTCAAGGTTTCAACGTACGTGTTTTATTCTTTACTGACTAAGGAGCGTGCATACACGTCAAATACAATGATAACTCTTTCATATGCGTTCTcgtgaaaaaaacattatgcaTCTTTAATCATTGGAGCAATAAAGGTTACAGAAAATTTTGCACCGTTCCAATTGGTCCCTGATTAACTCTCTCTGCCCCGCCACACGTTCCAGTCTACGCATGGGACAGCGGTCTGCCCCCCAACTTCGCCAAGGCGACAGTGCGGGTGGAGGTTCAGGACGTGAACGACAACGCTCCGGTCTTTGCCCGGCCGTGGTACGGCCTGGAAGCCCCCGAGAACCAGGACCCTGTGGAGCTCTGTGTCCTCAAGGCCATGGACCCGGACTCGGGCGCTGGCGGGGAGCTGGAGTACAGGATTACCGGTCAGAGCCATTTCGCCAGTCCTTCTCGCCAACTATTTCATTAGTTGGCTGGCTACTACAAGCTTGTTTCTTGCTTTTGGCATGGCCTGTACATGTATAAAAACAGATCTAGCGGTTTGACACAAGTCTGGCTGTTGATGTCTAACTTTAAAAATAGTACTTTACCCTCTGCCACTTAATGGATGGAGCTTCTTTCCCCTGATTTTTTCTTCTCCAACCGCTCCCTCCAGCGGGAGATCTGGATGAGGATTTCCTTCTCCACGCCAGCACGGGTGCCTTGTCCACCCGACGGGGCCTGGACAGGGAGACCAAGGCCGAGTACACGCTGGAGGTGACGGCCGCGGACCGAGGCACCCCGGCTCTGAGCGCCGTGGTCACGGTGAAGATCCGAGTGctggacgtcaacgacaacaATCCCGTTTTCGGCACGGCCAGCTACAATGCAGATATTTCCGAGGATGCTGCTGAGGGATCACAAGTCCTGATGGTAGACAGACATTATGTTCTTGGCCCTGGCCctggcaattattattattatttttttttaattgaattagaTTCTTTTGATGTGTTCTCAGGTGTCTGCAGAGGATCCAGACGATGACGTCAACGGCAAAGTCGCGTACTTCCTCAGCCACGAGGCCGACGGTGCGTTCGCGGTGGAGGAGCAGACCGGCCGCGTCATCACGTCTGCGCGTCTGGACCGCGAAAAGCAAGCGTCGTACAGCTTCCAGGTCTTTGCCACAGACCAATCCCCGGCATCGCCCAGAAACTCATCTACTCAGGTGAAGTGACGTTTTCACCCCAAATATATCCCAAAGATCAAAGCTTACTGTCTGGACTAAATCATGTTTCAACGTGAATCTCGTCTTCCAGGTGACCATCACTATCACGGATGTCAACGACAACATGCCCGTCTTTATCCAGGACCCGTTGGTTATGGAGGTGTCCAGCAGGCGATCACAACGGGTTCTGGCCACCATGAAGGCAGAGGACAAGGACTTTGGCGCTAACGGCTCAGTGTTTTATCGCTTTGCCGCCCCGGTGAAGGGCTTCAGCATCAACTCTCTGACTGGGCAGATCCAGGCTACGGAGCCTCTGGATACCCTGTCCCAGGGCCAGAGGACCCTCATCGTGGAGGCCATGGACCAGGGCACCCCGGCCCAGTCCGCGCAGGGGGTTGTGGTGATCTACGTGAAGGAGGTGGAGTATGACGGCATTCGCTTCTCCAGGAACACCAGAGACGTCCCCATACAGGAGAACGTGGCTAAAGGTCCGACATAGTACGAGGATCATATTTAATGATCGTATTTATCGCCACGGACTCTTCTGTAATTGTGATCCCTTCAAATTAGGCACAGCTGTGGCTCAGGCCCAGGCCCAGTTTCCAAATGGAAACCGCAAGGGAATCAGCTACAGCATCTTCAGCGGGAACAGACGGCAGGCCTTCACCATCAGCTCATCCACAGGTGAACACCTTTGGAACTCTTCATTTTGAGCAAGAGTCTTTTGTCCGGTAAATAGATTACACTTGTGTCGGACTTTAAGTAAAACAAAGTTTTAGGatcaagtgatttttttcgGGGAGAAGATTAAGATTGTGCGGGAATACGCAATCGCCAAACATAACGGGAGAGGTGGGAATTTCCACCAAATGTGAATTTGTCCATGTTTCGTGGAGGTGAAATCTGGGTGCAGAGTGCCGAGGGTCTGGACTTTGAGGACACGCCCAGGTTGCGTCTGGTGGTCAAGGCCGAAACGGTGTCCTCGACCTCGTTCACCAGTATCAACTTGATGCTACAGGATGTCAATGACAACCTGCCTCGCTTCCAGCTACAAAACTACGTGGCATACGTGAAGGAGGCACAGGGATATGAAGCGCCGATCATACAGGTAGTACTCAACCCCACTGCTGGCCTCGGGGTCTTCTGGCGTTTTTAACCATAGCGTAAATGTTCCCAGGTTGTGGCCAAGGACGTGGACCAGGGCCAGAACGGTCAGGTGACCTATTCCATTCAGTCGTCGGGTATGAGCGGCTTGTTCAAGATTGATCCGATGACAGGAAGCGTCACCACCACGGCTATCATGGACCGCGAGATCTTTACCCAGACCAAGTAAAAGGACAAAGAGAACACAATGGTACTGTTTTCAAACACAACTGGATATGatatgtaattttgtttttccaggctGGTAATCACAGCAACCGACAGGGGAAGCCCAAGGCTCGCAGGTTCAGCGACTCTGACCGTAATCATCGTGGACCAGAATGACAACAGTCCTACTATTCCCTTGCCACAAGAAATCCGCATCTCAGAGAGTATTTATCAGAAATATCATACGATACAAATGTGGGACCTTGacttgagttttttgttttgttacaagCAGTTGATTGGTAGATGTTGTGCTTTGTGTTGCAACCCAAAATTTGACTCAAGACGCCAACCCTTTTGAGGCGAAATAAAATGGAATGGCACAAAttaaaaaccaaaatcaaaatcaaggTGCCACTGTCCCGGTCCCGTCTGCGCAAGCAACTGATCTGGCTTTGTGCCCATTAGACACATTGATCGGCACCGAGATCACCCTGGTGACAGGCAACGACGTAGACTCCGGCCCCGCCCTGGCCTACTCCTTGCACCTGGACTCGAGCGCCGTGGGCAAGTTTGGGATCCACCGCTACACCGGAAGCGTTTCCCTCACCGCGCCGCTGGATTTTGAGGAGAAGACTTGGTACACCCTGACTGTCAGAGCGACCGACAGCCAGCACCACACCGAGGCCAACGTCACCATCCTGGTCGAGGATGTCAACGACAATGTGCCGGTTTTCACCAAGGACCTCTATCAGGTACGATGACCAAATAAGGTACAGTATTGCTCTTGCATGTGTGCAAGGAAAACCACAATCACTAATGCACTATCAACTCAAGGTCCCATTATACCTTAACGGCTGTTATCGGTATGACCCACCCATCCAGGTGAGCCTACCCGAGCACACGCCAGCTGGCAGTGTGGTTATCACGGTGACGGCAACCGACAAGGACTCTAGAGAGAACGGAAGGATCACCTACAGTGTGATGTCGTCTACTCAGGAGAGATTCTACATTGATCCCAACAACGGTAGACCAGCAAAATTTAAACATCAGACTCCACGGTTCTCTGACCCTGTTTTGGGGTTTCCAGGAACTTTATTCATCAGCCACCGAGCGGAGTTTGACCCCGAACGGCCTTCTATCAATGTGGTCATTGAAGCCCGCGATGGGGGTTCGCCGCCGCATTCTGCTCTCGCCACCATCCAGGTTCAAATCACCGACATCAATGATAATGCGCCCGTGTTCCACCAATCAGAGTACAGGTCAGTTTGAGTCCAAGTCTTGATTTTAacccacaatttaaaacaaatcccAAGTGTCTTAATAATACATCTGTGAGATggttttacagattttggaaagaTCTGTCCTGTCTCATGCAATTGAAAAACTTTTTGTCCCACCCATACAAAACTGGGCCAATGGCAGATCTGGAATCTGTTACGATGATGGCCAGGATAGTAGAGCTAGGACGCtgcaaattgccaagcaaccccaaaaaacaattttcatgtTGCAGCACTTCATATCTGGATTACACAGATTTCGTAGCGTTGGAAACTGGGCTAGATCTACGGTCTACGGTGTTGTGGTTGAACAAGCGACTCATACTTTGGAAAGTGTGTTCcggaaagtgttttttttttttttttttttttacacatggtATTGTTTCAGCGGGTTACCTTATTTGAGGGTGGTTGTGGTTCTTGGGACTGTCATGGGCAGAGAAACTTGGTGTGTGGGTCAGGAAATTGTAAAACAACTCGCTCACAAACATATTTTCAGAAATCGACAGATGACGAAATATTCATTTGGTTGTTTACTTTCACACCTGATGTGCGGTGACGGGCCCGCTAAAGATAACATTTGGATCCAAGCCATTAAAAAGTGACGTTTCTATAATATGGTCCCTTTTCGGTCTTCAAGGGCGATGGTTTCAGAGGACACCATCCCCGGGGTGACAGTCTTGACATTCGAGGCCTTCGACAGCGACCTCTCCCGGGAAAACTGCGGCTTCGACTTTGCTATCACCAACGGCAATGAGGGCAACGCCTTCCAGATCGAAAGCAGCGTGCGTTTCCTGGAGGGTCGGGGCTTCCAAACCGTTGGGACACTTCTCTTGGCCGAGGGGCTCGATTTTGAAGCCAAGCCGCTGTATAACCTCACTGTGGTGGTGTCAGACCGTGGCGTCCCCCAGAGGAGCTCCAGCGTGGCGGCTGTGATTGTGATCAGCGACATAAATGACAACCCGCCGGTTTTCAGCAGGGCGGAATATGCGGTGGCATTGAGCGAGGGCGCCGCTGCCGGGAGCGAGATCATACGACTAACTGCAACAGGTACGTGAAAGTTGTCTCGGTTGGACCACTTCATCTCACGTAGTCTGAGTTATTGGAGAtctattgtttccttttttttcccagatccAGACTCGACGCCAAATGCGGAGGTCCATTATGCAATCAGCTCCGGGGATGAGATTAACCTATTCACCGTGGACCAATGGACCGGAGCCTTGCGACTTCAGCAGGCGTTGGACCGCGAGCACCGGTCTACTCATGCCGTCGTCATCCAGGCCACAGACGGCCAAGGACATTTCGCCCTGGTTCCCGTTGTTGTCGAGGTGAAAGACATGAACGACAATCATCCTTTCTTCCCAGTGGAAGTCCTGACAGCAAGCATCAGGGAAAACCAACCAGTAAATTCCCCTGTAAGCGTTCTCCACGCCATAGACTATGACACAGGA
Coding sequences within:
- the LOC133491830 gene encoding protocadherin-16-like isoform X2 — protein: MSLRSEELRRRPSAPSFCSLLWRPLIYLPTVLVLLWSPAAVLGALELQLDEEQPAGTIVGDISAGLPPGESASLYFISDHEGTGVGGDLNIDETTGIITTARRLDRERRDRYSFIAVTMTGVTIQVTVIVNDINDHAPEFPKSKGLLRIPEHTAAGTRFSLDPASDSDKDQFTTQGYAIREGNVGQVFRLETKRAANKALYLDLVVNGLLDREKRSSYTLILEAFDGGSPRRVGSMTLEVAVTDVNDHAPVFNQSRYHAIISESLPQGSSILQVFAADQDEGDNGLVLYEINRRQSDPERYFVMDLKSGVITLNRPLDYELKRVHELVVQARDNASHPEVTNAFVTIHVRDYNDNQPTMTIIFLSEDGSPKISEGAQPGQYVARISVTDPDYGEYANVNVSLEGGDGKFALTTKDSIIYLIYVDQVLDREERDSYDLRVMATDSGTPPLRAESSFTIRVTDVNDNPPLFDQQAYRQTIPEVVYPGSFVLQVTARDKDQGLNGEIRYSLLKDENSRMDWFSVDPVTGIITTAAALDFESEPSPSVTVVATDSGRPALSSTARVDVVLQDANDNAPVFSRSFYNATIEENAPAGTCFLQVSATDGDRGSFGAVSYALGPASGAAAAAFFTVSEESGQLCTSAVVDRDQGPDVFELTVTATDGGGLISAARVRVSVADVNDNRPAFYPVLYTVSLSAHSAPGTSVVRVTASDPDAGENGRVTYRATPGRGSAFFTLNKDTGVISLSRSLHGKANSVISMVISARDGGGLTAPVDARVNVSVVGGSVSSPVFEQPQYFFTVSEDVLRGTAVGVVHAETKTALSKDIFYSISSGDPDGYFTVDGATGTIRTALPLDHETCPRLDLEIQARFGSPPAFGTSRVRISVSDINDNAPAFLPSSSESLLLPEVTKMGTIVYRIQASDKDSGHNGQLSFDLVSAGVAGSSGQRTFGVDRGSGEVRLIGGLSYETIPRYDLQVVAKDGGAPQLSSTFTLVVHIQAQDAQGPHFDTLTYRVELRENVALDTRFLQVRALNKDTSGNGGRGSSSSDILYRLRPDGDAAGFGIMPDSGWLFVRSSLDREVKDMYLLTVVATSGQVGIGRTGSATVRVTVTDENDNSPKLSQDRVFLAVRENLLAGTGFGRVSAMDRDAGLNARLSYRLLHADRHFQINSQTGEISTRQPLDREQQSSFQLAVVVQDGGTPPRTATGTAYVSVLDENDHAPSFTHARPDRDLVFQVNEGLPSGTVLGTVSAKDPDEGENSTIYYSLAGSRAERFSLNAATGELRTAAPLRWAERAEYELTVTAADHGTPSLSSACLLRIQVLSSAKSSPKPNVLSMTLNVVEGALPGSVVGSVHQPESAGSEGQITYLVVGGTDRDGTFMVDRLKGDVYLLQELDYEKGSEYTLHVEVSDFFRAFPRSHLVKLNIQVQDRNDHSPQFTEDPVTIVVSENLKAAASIYTFQAVDKDAGGPNSELRYSMEYRWPEKADDLLLLDSVSGVLTLGRTLDRETTPSLHLVVRATDQAVDPSQRRWGSVTVRLFVTDQNDNAPVFNSPVAISVMEDQPVGFVILYVMARDEDEGENGRVSYRIRTGNSAGHFSLNPNTGALSILKALDREDQEVFNLTVVAEDGGTPSLSTSQFLRVQVMDINDEAPVFQKADFETQVLENQRPGTTVLTMVATDRDQGSNGHVTFGGVTEEGFVINPTTGVVTTTKELDKELQDHYILTVYAWDSGLPPNFAKATVRVEVQDVNDNAPVFARPWYGLEAPENQDPVELCVLKAMDPDSGAGGELEYRITAGDLDEDFLLHASTGALSTRRGLDRETKAEYTLEVTAADRGTPALSAVVTVKIRVLDVNDNNPVFGTASYNADISEDAAEGSQVLMVSAEDPDDDVNGKVAYFLSHEADGAFAVEEQTGRVITSARLDREKQASYSFQVFATDQSPASPRNSSTQVTITITDVNDNMPVFIQDPLVMEVSSRRSQRVLATMKAEDKDFGANGSVFYRFAAPVKGFSINSLTGQIQATEPLDTLSQGQRTLIVEAMDQGTPAQSAQGVVVIYVKEVEYDGIRFSRNTRDVPIQENVAKGTAVAQAQAQFPNGNRKGISYSIFSGNRRQAFTISSSTGEIWVQSAEGLDFEDTPRLRLVVKAETVSSTSFTSINLMLQDVNDNLPRFQLQNYVAYVKEAQGYEAPIIQVVAKDVDQGQNGQVTYSIQSSGMSGLFKIDPMTGSVTTTAIMDREIFTQTKLVITATDRGSPRLAGSATLTVIIVDQNDNSPTIPLPQEIRISENTLIGTEITLVTGNDVDSGPALAYSLHLDSSAVGKFGIHRYTGSVSLTAPLDFEEKTWYTLTVRATDSQHHTEANVTILVEDVNDNVPVFTKDLYQVSLPEHTPAGSVVITVTATDKDSRENGRITYSVMSSTQERFYIDPNNGTLFISHRAEFDPERPSINVVIEARDGGSPPHSALATIQVQITDINDNAPVFHQSEYRAMVSEDTIPGVTVLTFEAFDSDLSRENCGFDFAITNGNEGNAFQIESSVRFLEGRGFQTVGTLLLAEGLDFEAKPLYNLTVVVSDRGVPQRSSSVAAVIVISDINDNPPVFSRAEYAVALSEGAAAGSEIIRLTATDPDSTPNAEVHYAISSGDEINLFTVDQWTGALRLQQALDREHRSTHAVVIQATDGQGHFALVPVVVEVKDMNDNHPFFPVEVLTASIRENQPVNSPVSVLHAIDYDTGVFGQLRYFMEERSPAEKDFFVDSSTGEIRSKNPFDFEKINSFNFVAIAVDAGNHSATVTVQVFVTGEDEYDPLFTSSEFSFKVPEDSRKGQSIGQVQAHDEDKGVDGIVLYSFPTSSPYFEINKTTGVVFLKLDSGQSSNSGSGRAKRETRLITLDVRAHSPLDASRHATAHISIDVTNTGFGLSPNVNILLIIIIAVSLGVIVLLVVMAAVVFLVKSHKKKKAQNATNRDVPSGTALKNMDNCSSGQGEERIYHQALPGYVGDQTAGGGGPYTRGGSLDPSHSSGRGSAEAAEDDEIRMINEYPRVASISSSMQEHISARGPDSGIQQDADQLSDVSCEPAALEGSTWFKGKKLGGSLSGTLLSGQLPVCRDEGGGYLLGVGRGLNISLPKDYAFPEDGKPSVDGSLTAIVASDEELRGSYNWDYLLNWCPQFQPLANVFTEIARLKDETAQQNPNPRQPFQPKPKMDPKPRIDPPPLITSVAHPGAMSVPPKIPVIGRTFPHLASLRRSPISHEGSISSAAMSPSFSPSLSPLAARSPAVSPFGVNQGPSASMISTREPSLDQSPDHEMRI